One Eurosta solidaginis isolate ZX-2024a chromosome 1, ASM4086904v1, whole genome shotgun sequence genomic window, gtgcgcatcactgccagttataaaaatccaattgcgaaatttaacactgtaaccgttcaaaagatatttgagaaaacaggcgctttcaatgccagcttaacacggactttgcattaccgaattcaccaagttaaaacaaaacactaaaagaaaagtaatataataaatttaaatgcccACTTCGcacaattttttccaaaaattagtaaagaataatgaatttaaataaaataacccaagtcgaacatgttttcaaattgtcctcaagttgttaaaaaagctaGATACCCGAAAAgggctgattttttcaaaaattctatatcccgattggctgaaagaataagcgaaatcagtgatgcaaaatccttttgtAGGCTCCAGGTGTTtaaatactcctttgaaatgattctcagctcatacttaagttgaagatacaTATATGCACCTTCTCAATTTCAACACATCAAGCACACATCAGCTGATGTCGCAAATGCAACCCGGCGCGTGAGTGGCTTGGCCACAAGATTGATTAATACGCACGAATTATTAATTTTCACGCCACCGAAGTGTACGCaataaaacatttaaacaaattttataaaatatatcgaACCTTGCGATTTTATTGAATATACtataaaataaatagtataacaagtataaaactgtattttatttgtcAGCTTGGTAAAGTGCTTGGTGAATGACGAGTTGTGAGTTAAATTACTTCAACATTTATTTACAGCTTAATGCCCTGTGCGAATTGGTATAAAATCACTAAATTTTGACAGAGCGAGAGTAAATTCTGACAGTTATCGTGGTGAATACGAACGTCAGAATTTACCCTAGCTTATATGGCTAGGTTAAATTTTGACAATTGGTAATGTGTACATGTGTTTATTGTCAATTGTTATGCCAACGCGCGTtattaaaacgaaaaaataaaaaataacaaaattaaatggcAGGAAAATGACGAAAACATCCTACGTTACATCTAAGTAATTTGCGAACATTTGCATTATATTTGCTtatagaaatatgtatgtatatattttgttttaaacagGGAACCATGAAGAAAGGCTGCTGCTTATTCAAAGGCGCACGGAGGAAGAGGCACTTTTTAGTGGCAAAAATGCCAACTCCAATGAAGGCTGCAGGtaagtacataaatatgtattcattggtatgtacatatgtatataatggcGGTTCCAATTCGTCCAAAAGATGTAGTGTTTTGTGTTTTTTGCGGCACTCTACATTTGCAAGTGCCACAAGTAAAATATGCATCCTTGGCTACAACAGGGCAGGTAATTTATTCGATATGCAGGGCAAAATTAAGGACTCCTACAACACCTTCGGGACTGTGCAATGCAAGTTGAAAAAATTCTGGTAGATCGCGCAGGGAGCAAAACATccagaaaactatttttttattggGAATCTTGTAATCcctttttaaataacttctcggTGACCTAGCGGCTTAAAAATCAACATAAAGTTCGAGACATACTAACTTTacaatttttagaaaacaaaattgagCTAGGTGATGCAGGGACCGGGACATTCGGAAAATTAGTTTTCGTATGGGAATGTTGAAAGccacttagacttccttactttttttcctAATAtaaatctatgtacatatatcgctTATCCATCTAATTAGAACTATTTCTTTCCAGAAAAGTGGCGCAATCATTTCCCGAGGCCAAGGATTGGGTGACCTGTAAGTCCCAATGGAACAACcttgcgaaaaaatataaaagCTTTCAATACAAAACTGGTACACCTGTTAACATTTAAACTTCAATATTTGTTTTTGCTAATTTCTCTTTACTAGCCGAAGGAACAGGAGAAGAGGCCATGGCAGAGGAAGCAAAGAATTGGGAGTATTTTGACGCCATGCAGAATTACGCGTCCAAAAAAGATAATTACCACCCCCGCTATTTGCTTGGCAGTGGGGATGGGGAAGTGTCCATGAGGCCGAGGACCTCGTCTACCTCTGGCTGTTCGACAGCACCATCGACTTCTCGTGCTTCTACCCCACGATCTCGATCGGGCACGCCGCAACTACCCAGCAGAGACGAGCGCCTTCATAGTTTGGAGCAGCATGTGATGAAGCGcgatcgaaaatttaaaaaaaggattgGGTCGTTGCTCGCAGTGTTTGGGCAAATGGTGCAAACAGATTATCCACATATTAACGTGGATGGACTGTTAGCGTCCACGGAATCTGATTCAGACTGactatttataaatatatagtgATACTGATCTCATGCCTTAATAATTGAAAAtagaactttttttattttccagtcgaaatgaaaaatttgaaaaaaaatatttttcaatcgaaatgaaaagtttgaaaaaaaaaatcaatctaTTGAAAAATCTTACTTtacgtttactttgcttgttgggtagCTGGAGTATATATGGTTTTGTTGTAGCACGGGAGATATCTTTAAAATTCGGAATTTTCATTTTccaaaaatgatgaaaaaattAGCTCTCTTTCTCTCAAACCATCAGCAGAATCAAAAAGCATTACTTCATTTCGGTCAGGCACATAGCTAAACTCCTCTACTGAAATGTTAGATGGATTAAAATCTTCGTTCAGTACACAAATATTATGTAGAACAAATGCACTAAAGATCGTTTTGATACAATTTTTTATAGTTAGCTCCAGATCTCTATTGAAAATATTTCTCCATCTAGTCTTTACCATCCCGAAACTTTGTTCTATAATAATACGGCCTCTGCTATGTGCAGTATTAAACCTAGCTTGACTTGGTGTCAAAGGTTCCTTAAAAGGCGTGATTACTGGAACTGGTGAAAGTTCACTCGGATATCCCTTATCGTCAAATAAATAATTTCCATTTAGTGGATAATTACCTTTCGCATACAACGGGCTATTAAGGACAACACGCGTATCATGGACAGAACCAGGAAACCCTACGAAGACGTCAGTAAATTTCGAATCGCTATCTGCAACTGCTTGGACTTGAATGGAGTAAAACTTTTTGTGGTTAATGTACTCATCATGCTTGTTAACAGGACATTTAATCCTTACATGACTACCATCTATAGCGCCAATGAATCTGGAGAAGGCGTTATTCTAAGCCTTCCTACAAAATTTTAAGCCAAGCCTTTCGTAGTCAACTGCAGAACCGTGATTAATCAGGTGGCGCAGTTTAACGAATTCGTCCAACATTTTATGTACGACAGTCTTAACTGTGTACCTACTAAAACCCATGAAAGCACCTGCAACCCGGTAACTGCAACCGCATGCCatccaaaacaaaaaacaaatcacTTCGTACTCGCACGACCATCCATGATGTTTTCGAGGAAGAATCATAACTACTTTCCTGAACGTGGTAGGAGATATCCGCAAATGCTCACGTGTTTTTCTTCTGTCACCAGACATAATGTCGTTCAGATCCTCAGATATAGTCCTCGGGTGAAGGTACACAACTCCCTTAAAACATTTATTCAAAATGAGATATAAAGATTTGGCTACTCCTAACGAAAAATTACTTGGCGGCGTTCCCTAAGTGTTTGAATTAACACCAAATCATCAAAAGAATACATTGCTTCTATTTCCATTAATAtagaaataagcaaaaaaaagttttttcgcaGTAAtgcattcattttatttaaaaaatataaaaatatactcACAAAACCCTTTTTCGTACGCGCAATTTTCAGATGTCAAAATTTACGATTGTCAAAATTAATGTTTCATTTCACACAGCaatatgtaaaattttgtttcaccataGAAAATTTAGACACCACGATTTACCATCGAGTAAAAAGTTTTTGATTCACACACAGCCTAACTATAAAAtaacgtctgaaatgttaattttgattttcacacttcatcattctaCACCCAACTCCCTGTTTGACATTTCCtgaagttggcggccctatccccagcTAGTCCCTTTGAGTGAACCACATtagatatagcctatcaaccgtgtttaaatatcacctacacgttacggcacctgttacaaatgtgaatacgtaggcatatATTTTAACCCGGTGAGGCTTcatccttcgcaagaacactcaaagtggtgaagaaaAAGctggtgttctactaccctaacgtaggggatagtagAACTAGTCtaaaaactgaaggcggtcatccataacgagctcttatatcataaggccggaaacaaagactattgaagtcaatgcttcgaacacaaacgtttgcaaattttggtctacattttttaaattttatccaCGGTCTTCACCCATGAATAACGCAAGGATATatacttagactgcttatgattttgaGGGCGTTAGAGTTAGTCCAGAACAAcagctacaaaagtgtgaccatttcaATTATTTCTCCCTCCCTCCGCatggagctactcctgaaatttgAACGATCCGcaagattttgaagcaaaaacaCCGGATCTTTCCAAAATGGCCGACACGTCGGTTTCATTAAATACtcgtacatataaaaaaaaccttttcaaaaaaaattttttttttaattttcgtattacaagcctcccagatactcatatTGTTGTAGATGATCAAACATGcgattgacgtcagcagtatgttccatattcattagttgtgaaCAATGTgttactctgaagtccagccattcggTTTAGGGGTTTACGCCGAGAACTTTGTCGGCAGGCCGGCCctgtatataatagagcctacgccgccgccgtcaataaagtgatcggcgtaaacctctattgcATATTATTTACTGGAATCATCGATTGTAAACGAGAGCCCTGATTTGTGAATAGGTtcaaatatttgacaaaaaataTGCTCGTATTTCGATTTATGAAGCTAACTTCAACCAACACAGCTATAACTATTTACTCAGCATCTTAAGAACATTTTGTTAGCCGCGAGATCCAGACGAACATTGTAATAATGCAAACAGTACTAACTTTTTTAAGCCAGTGAAGTTTGCGCGCATgagtaataacaaaaaaatagtcAGCAAAAAGTTAGAGAAGTTTAAAATGTATATTGAAAAATTAACAAAGCAAAATTAATCAagctaaaataaacaaatgtcaaaCAAATCAACAGTAAACTAACAACAATCAAAATTCTGAGACTTCTAAGCAAAGTTAATGCCTAATAAAACAATACAGCGTAAATAAGCGCTTCCGAAACAATCAATCAACATATAAGAgaaag contains:
- the LOC137236634 gene encoding uncharacterized protein isoform X1, which encodes MTSWNHEERLLLIQRRTEEEALFSGKNANSNEGCRKVAQSFPEAKDWVTCKSQWNNLAKKYKSFQYKTAEGTGEEAMAEEAKNWEYFDAMQNYASKKDNYHPRYLLGSGDGEVSMRPRTSSTSGCSTAPSTSRASTPRSRSGTPQLPSRDERLHSLEQHVMKRDRKFKKRIGSLLAVFGQMVQTDYPHINVDGLLASTESDSD
- the LOC137236634 gene encoding uncharacterized protein isoform X2, with translation MTSWNHEERLLLIQRRTEEEALFSGKNANSNEGCRKVAQSFPEAKDWVTSEGTGEEAMAEEAKNWEYFDAMQNYASKKDNYHPRYLLGSGDGEVSMRPRTSSTSGCSTAPSTSRASTPRSRSGTPQLPSRDERLHSLEQHVMKRDRKFKKRIGSLLAVFGQMVQTDYPHINVDGLLASTESDSD